From Woronichinia naegeliana WA131, the proteins below share one genomic window:
- a CDS encoding ISAs1 family transposase translates to MLDAMGTQTKIAQQIVGRGGDYVLALKGNQGNLCEDVEQLFAHAQSVNFAGIKHDFHQTIDKGHGRIEIRRCWTMEQTEFLLGAEKWAKLTSICMIKAERRLKDKTEYETRYYISSLREHPKFAVSINA, encoded by the coding sequence TTGCTGGATGCCATGGGAACTCAGACAAAGATTGCCCAACAGATAGTAGGGCGAGGGGGAGATTATGTTTTGGCATTGAAAGGCAATCAAGGTAATCTATGTGAGGATGTTGAACAATTATTTGCTCATGCTCAATCGGTTAATTTTGCGGGAATTAAGCATGATTTTCATCAAACAATAGACAAGGGACATGGACGGATTGAAATTCGCCGTTGCTGGACGATGGAACAAACAGAATTTTTGCTGGGTGCGGAGAAATGGGCAAAGTTGACGAGCATCTGTATGATTAAAGCGGAGAGACGATTGAAAGACAAAACAGAGTATGAGACTCGCTACTATATCAGTAGCCTGCGGGAGCATCCCAAATTTGCAGTAAGTATAAATGCTTAG